In Gimesia benthica, a single window of DNA contains:
- the aroH gene encoding chorismate mutase, with product MSVRGIRGATTVTQDVSAEVLSATRELLEQLLKANRIENYEDIVSVFFTTTPDLTSAFPAEAARELGMKSVPLICASEIAVKGAMPRCIRVMIHVNTDQKQSEVVHVYLNEAQKLRPDVAAAQ from the coding sequence CAGTGACTCAGGACGTTTCAGCAGAGGTTTTGTCTGCGACACGTGAACTGCTGGAGCAACTGCTCAAAGCGAATCGGATTGAAAACTACGAAGATATTGTCTCCGTATTTTTTACCACCACGCCTGACCTGACATCCGCCTTTCCGGCCGAAGCAGCCCGTGAGCTGGGAATGAAATCAGTCCCACTGATTTGTGCCTCTGAAATCGCCGTTAAAGGGGCGATGCCACGCTGCATTCGTGTGATGATTCACGTAAATACTGACCAGAAACAGTCCGAAGTGGTGCACGTTTACCTGAATGAAGCTCAAAAACTTCGGCCGGACGTCGCCGCGGCTCAATAA